Proteins co-encoded in one Actinomadura luteofluorescens genomic window:
- a CDS encoding pentapeptide repeat-containing protein, with amino-acid sequence MQLAPMWIALPVTFTCAVLIAGVALWSGLRLLDVHGVKHEKQIDSKVLFDLVKLSFAMVAGVGGLVALVVAYRKQRTEENSALREDTKLHSDRFTAAVAQLGDPSPAVQLGGVHAVAGLADDAPTPQLRQTCIDVLCAYLRLPYDPDPGDRPDEGADPAGYEAHFRARAGYRALREVRHTVIRIIGNHLRDDASVSWRDHDFDFTDVVFDGGDLHGAVFTGATLFTGAAFASGRLDLSGTRFASGTADFRAARFTGGTVDFLNVQFTDGTVSFVGAEFTGGTVYFVGAAFMGASIYFSGAEFTGGEILFIEAKFSAGEVDFNGSKFVNGTVDFSNAEFTDNSVVSFVGATGRRPHGLPDGFAPQLS; translated from the coding sequence GTGCAACTGGCGCCGATGTGGATCGCGCTGCCGGTCACGTTCACCTGTGCCGTGCTGATCGCCGGCGTGGCGTTGTGGTCGGGACTGCGGCTGCTGGACGTGCACGGCGTCAAGCACGAGAAGCAGATCGACTCCAAGGTGCTGTTCGACCTGGTGAAGTTGTCATTCGCCATGGTCGCCGGCGTGGGTGGCTTGGTGGCCTTGGTGGTGGCCTATCGCAAACAGCGCACCGAGGAGAACAGCGCGTTGCGCGAGGACACCAAATTGCACAGCGACCGGTTCACCGCTGCGGTCGCCCAACTCGGCGATCCCTCCCCCGCCGTGCAGTTGGGCGGAGTGCACGCCGTGGCCGGTCTGGCAGACGACGCCCCCACTCCCCAGCTCCGTCAGACCTGCATCGACGTGCTGTGCGCCTACCTGCGCCTGCCCTACGATCCCGATCCCGGCGACCGTCCCGATGAAGGCGCGGACCCGGCCGGGTATGAAGCTCACTTCCGCGCCCGTGCCGGTTACCGGGCACTCCGCGAGGTTCGCCACACCGTCATCCGCATCATCGGCAACCACCTGCGCGACGACGCCTCGGTCTCCTGGCGGGACCACGACTTCGACTTCACTGACGTCGTCTTCGACGGCGGCGACCTCCACGGTGCCGTCTTCACCGGCGCTACCCTCTTCACCGGTGCCGCCTTTGCCTCAGGGCGTCTCGATCTCAGCGGCACTCGATTTGCGAGCGGCACGGCCGATTTCAGGGCAGCGCGGTTCACGGGCGGCACGGTTGACTTCCTAAACGTGCAGTTCACGGACGGTACGGTCAGCTTCGTGGGTGCGGAGTTCACGGGCGGCACTGTCTATTTCGTCGGCGCGGCGTTCATGGGTGCCAGCATCTACTTCTCCGGTGCGGAGTTCACGGGCGGCGAGATCCTCTTCATCGAAGCGAAGTTCTCCGCCGGCGAGGTCGACTTCAACGGCTCCAAGTTCGTGAACGGCACAGTCGATTTCAGCAACGCAGAGTTCACTGACAACAGCGTGGTCTCCTTCGTGGGGGCAACCGGGAGGCGGCCGCATGGGCTTCCGGATGGCTTCGCTCCGCA
- a CDS encoding SAVED domain-containing protein encodes MPPNESRLEMVENATSVPTMTVAGGVAHPPSAGRRILTDGALWSGLGGAIAGGFGVEAAKTLVTDESGGRWWFVLGLGTGVALALIGAWLRYRAEAKASIGVVVTAVEPGRGVAHAEQFDRTAVEHSRADRKMTVRTTLALPAAPPWPVTGVDALAEETVAATTMVEAMTGSVPRIDLFPTMPLAVGFRYGAKLGQSLPREVVLYSPHRTSASATHFPAVTLREERSSGTLLVAESIEVIESGDPSRTALAVDVQAQGGDFVEPVRAACREYGMGNLLLLRRSAPGQLTEDSATFTAIVEQACRAWRDAPLSATARTGRRAVFLNGPVVIAVALGARLANVQPDRWTAYTFNRETSGYDPFPA; translated from the coding sequence ATGCCCCCGAACGAGAGCAGGCTCGAAATGGTCGAAAACGCCACCAGCGTGCCGACCATGACCGTCGCCGGCGGTGTGGCGCATCCTCCGTCCGCGGGACGGAGGATCCTCACCGACGGGGCGTTGTGGAGCGGGCTCGGCGGAGCGATCGCGGGCGGGTTCGGGGTAGAGGCGGCCAAAACGCTCGTCACCGACGAGTCCGGCGGACGCTGGTGGTTCGTGCTCGGCTTAGGCACCGGGGTCGCTCTGGCGTTGATCGGCGCCTGGCTCCGTTATCGTGCCGAGGCCAAAGCCAGCATCGGCGTGGTCGTCACGGCGGTTGAGCCTGGGCGGGGCGTCGCGCACGCCGAGCAGTTCGACCGGACGGCCGTCGAGCACAGCCGGGCCGACCGCAAGATGACGGTGCGGACGACGCTGGCACTGCCAGCCGCTCCCCCGTGGCCGGTCACCGGGGTCGACGCGCTCGCCGAAGAGACCGTCGCCGCCACGACAATGGTGGAGGCCATGACAGGCAGCGTCCCCCGTATCGATCTGTTCCCGACGATGCCGCTGGCCGTCGGGTTCCGCTACGGCGCCAAGCTCGGGCAGTCCCTGCCCCGCGAGGTTGTCTTGTACTCGCCGCATAGGACGTCGGCCTCCGCCACGCACTTCCCGGCGGTGACGTTGCGCGAGGAGCGCTCCAGTGGAACGCTCCTGGTGGCCGAGTCGATCGAGGTCATCGAGAGCGGCGATCCGTCCAGGACGGCGCTCGCCGTGGACGTCCAAGCCCAAGGCGGCGACTTCGTGGAGCCGGTGCGGGCCGCCTGCAGGGAGTACGGCATGGGGAACCTGTTGCTGCTGCGGCGCTCGGCGCCGGGACAACTGACCGAGGACTCGGCCACCTTCACGGCCATCGTGGAACAGGCCTGCCGAGCATGGCGGGACGCACCGCTGTCGGCGACGGCTCGCACCGGCAGGCGCGCCGTCTTCCTGAACGGCCCCGTCGTCATCGCGGTGGCGCTCGGCGCGCGCCTGGCCAACGTCCAACCTGATCGCTGGACGGCCTACACCTTCAACAGGGAAACCAGCGGATATGACCCTTTCCCAGCCTGA